A genomic segment from Gemmatimonadaceae bacterium encodes:
- a CDS encoding efflux RND transporter periplasmic adaptor subunit: MSEVLQPHGPRRGTILRWGGSLVVVVAAAAAAYVLGRKPETQAAPLAMASDSTGVAGRQTVMLSPAEAHRIGVTYAPVTMGPVVHEVRTVGQVSYNEETVTTIAPKLDGWVDSLVVNYTGQTVTRGEPLLTIYAPMAVAAEEELVLARHLRDRVAQGTADARSGADDLLAGARRRLAYWDIPASDIAQIESTGVVRKTLTLRSPATGVVVQKSVVAGQRIMAGQALYQIVDLRTVWVQGEVFERDLPAVQLGQRVNATFEALPGTVRTGRITFIDPVINPDTRTARVRIALANADLALKPGMYATLTADAHEDPHALSVPRNAVLSTGERNVVFVKRPDGMLEPREITVGMAGDERITVLHGLAMGDTVVASATFLVDAESNLAEAMGGMGGMPGMDMSPPGKQSAPPRKSDTTKAMPGMPGMKMPAPVKHDTMPDMPGMPGMKSPKPAAGGRR, translated from the coding sequence ATGAGCGAAGTTCTCCAGCCCCACGGACCGCGTCGCGGAACGATCCTCCGCTGGGGCGGCAGTCTCGTCGTCGTCGTGGCCGCGGCCGCCGCCGCGTACGTCCTCGGCCGGAAGCCGGAGACCCAGGCCGCCCCGCTGGCGATGGCCTCTGATTCCACCGGCGTCGCCGGTCGCCAGACCGTCATGCTCTCGCCCGCCGAGGCCCACCGTATTGGCGTGACCTACGCGCCGGTGACCATGGGCCCGGTCGTTCATGAGGTGCGGACCGTCGGCCAGGTGTCGTACAACGAGGAAACCGTCACCACCATCGCGCCCAAGCTGGACGGGTGGGTGGACTCCCTGGTCGTGAACTACACCGGTCAGACGGTGACGCGCGGGGAGCCCCTGCTCACCATCTACGCGCCGATGGCGGTGGCCGCCGAGGAGGAACTCGTGCTCGCCCGACACCTGCGCGACCGGGTGGCGCAGGGTACGGCCGACGCCAGGAGCGGCGCCGACGACCTGCTGGCAGGCGCGCGGCGCCGGCTGGCGTATTGGGACATTCCGGCGTCCGACATCGCGCAAATCGAATCCACGGGGGTCGTGCGCAAGACGCTCACGCTGCGCTCGCCGGCCACCGGTGTCGTCGTGCAGAAATCGGTGGTGGCCGGCCAGCGCATCATGGCCGGTCAGGCCCTGTACCAGATCGTGGACCTGCGCACGGTCTGGGTGCAGGGCGAGGTGTTCGAGCGCGATCTTCCCGCCGTGCAACTCGGGCAGCGTGTAAACGCGACGTTCGAAGCGCTGCCGGGCACGGTGCGCACGGGGCGCATCACCTTCATCGACCCCGTGATCAATCCCGACACGCGGACCGCGCGTGTGCGCATCGCGCTGGCCAATGCCGACCTCGCGCTCAAGCCGGGGATGTATGCCACGCTCACCGCGGATGCGCACGAGGATCCGCATGCGCTCAGCGTGCCGCGCAACGCCGTGCTCTCTACCGGCGAGCGCAACGTGGTATTCGTGAAACGGCCCGACGGCATGCTGGAGCCGCGCGAGATCACGGTCGGGATGGCCGGCGACGAGCGCATCACCGTGCTCCACGGCCTCGCGATGGGCGACACCGTCGTGGCCTCCGCCACCTTCCTCGTGGACGCCGAGTCGAACCTCGCCGAGGCCATGGGTGGCATGGGCGGGATGCCGGGCATGGACATGTCGCCGCCGGGCAAACAGTCCGCCCCACCGCGCAAGTCCGATACCACAAAGGCAATGCCGGGCATGCCCGGGATGAAGATGCCCGCGCCCGTCAAGCACGACACGATGCCGGACATGCCAGGCATGCCCGGCATGAAATCCCCCAAGCCCGCCGCCGGCGGGCGCCGTTAG
- a CDS encoding isocitrate lyase/phosphoenolpyruvate mutase family protein: MQDRRAEAFRTLHAGPPFVMPNPWDAGSARVFEALGFRALATTSSGFAFTLGRLDGRTTLDDVAAHVEMLSRITALPVSADLENGYGAEPASAARAVTHIASAGAVGGSIEDWDSAQHRLYDRLHAVERVTAAVEAARALPFSFTLTARTENHIRGNPDLDDTITRLHAFEQAGADVLYAPGLTTLEQIRTVCAALSKPVNVLARPDFSFDQLVEAGAKRVSVGGALAWVAARAMADAAIAIRDHGDFSALSARVPLVDWFRS, from the coding sequence ATGCAGGATCGTAGAGCAGAGGCATTTCGCACGTTGCACGCGGGGCCACCGTTCGTGATGCCGAACCCGTGGGACGCGGGTTCGGCGCGCGTCTTCGAAGCGCTGGGATTCCGCGCCCTGGCCACGACCAGCTCGGGCTTCGCGTTCACCCTGGGCCGGCTCGATGGCCGGACAACGCTCGACGATGTTGCCGCACACGTCGAAATGTTGAGCCGCATCACCGCGCTGCCGGTTTCTGCGGACCTCGAGAACGGCTACGGCGCCGAGCCGGCGAGTGCGGCGCGCGCCGTCACGCACATTGCTTCGGCCGGTGCGGTCGGCGGTTCCATCGAAGACTGGGACAGCGCGCAGCATCGACTCTACGATCGCTTGCATGCAGTAGAACGAGTCACGGCCGCCGTCGAGGCAGCGCGCGCGCTCCCCTTTTCGTTCACGCTGACTGCGCGCACCGAGAACCACATTCGCGGTAATCCTGATCTCGACGACACGATCACTCGGCTGCATGCGTTCGAACAGGCCGGCGCCGACGTCCTCTATGCGCCAGGACTGACCACGCTGGAACAGATCCGGACCGTCTGCGCCGCGCTGTCCAAGCCGGTGAACGTGCTGGCGAGGCCAGATTTCTCGTTCGACCAGCTCGTGGAGGCGGGGGCCAAACGCGTGAGCGTCGGTGGCGCCCTGGCGTGGGTTGCCGCACGAGCGATGGCCGATGCGGCGATCGCCATCCGCGACCACGGCGATTTCTCGGCGCTGTCGGCGCGGGTGCCGCTAGTCGATTGGTTCAGATCTTGA
- a CDS encoding permease — translation MRLIAAVAHALWTSFAMFWQILWPLILGFGISAAIQAVVSKEAIVRMLGDHRPKTLLRACGLGAASSSCSYAAVAIARSIFRKGADFTAAMTFQVASTNLVLELTIVMIVFLGWQFALAEVVGAAAMVTILAVLYRWFLSPQMVAEARTQADRGIAGRMEGHAAMHMAVPTGRGLLGRLWSPGGRTAIAHYFVMDWASVWLDVAGGLVIAGALAAWVPRTWWAQIFFVSHPVLARFWGPAIGPLIAVLTFVCSVGNIPLAAVLWNGGISFGGVIAFVFADLIILPILDIYRRYYGRRVMWFIFGTFYVAMAGAALLVEFLFQALGLIPAPGGAHAAAMPITFNYTTVLNLVFLVIAAALMQRFLTTGGPAMLRMMKAPPGAALHEPAPEHGHHGGM, via the coding sequence ATGAGACTCATTGCCGCGGTCGCACACGCCCTCTGGACGTCGTTCGCGATGTTCTGGCAGATCCTGTGGCCGTTGATTCTTGGCTTCGGGATCTCCGCCGCCATCCAGGCCGTCGTGTCGAAGGAAGCGATCGTGCGGATGTTGGGCGACCACCGCCCGAAGACCCTCCTCCGCGCATGCGGGCTCGGCGCCGCCTCGTCGTCCTGCTCGTACGCCGCCGTGGCCATCGCCCGGTCGATCTTCCGGAAAGGTGCTGACTTCACCGCCGCGATGACGTTCCAGGTCGCCTCGACGAACCTCGTGCTCGAGTTGACGATCGTCATGATCGTCTTTCTGGGCTGGCAGTTCGCCTTGGCCGAGGTGGTGGGGGCCGCCGCGATGGTGACCATCCTCGCCGTGCTCTACCGGTGGTTCCTGAGCCCGCAGATGGTGGCCGAGGCGAGAACCCAGGCCGACCGCGGCATCGCCGGACGGATGGAAGGACACGCCGCAATGCACATGGCCGTCCCGACCGGCCGCGGCCTGCTAGGTCGCCTCTGGTCGCCGGGCGGCCGAACGGCCATCGCCCACTATTTCGTCATGGACTGGGCGTCCGTGTGGCTTGATGTGGCCGGCGGCCTCGTGATCGCCGGTGCCCTCGCCGCCTGGGTCCCGCGCACCTGGTGGGCGCAGATCTTTTTCGTGTCCCACCCGGTCCTGGCGAGATTCTGGGGGCCCGCCATCGGCCCCCTGATCGCGGTCCTCACCTTCGTGTGCTCGGTGGGCAACATTCCGCTCGCGGCGGTGCTCTGGAACGGCGGCATCAGCTTCGGCGGCGTGATCGCCTTCGTGTTCGCCGATCTGATCATCCTGCCGATTCTCGATATCTACCGCCGGTACTACGGCCGGCGCGTGATGTGGTTCATCTTCGGCACTTTCTATGTCGCGATGGCGGGCGCCGCGCTGCTGGTGGAGTTTCTCTTTCAGGCGCTCGGGCTGATACCGGCTCCCGGCGGCGCGCACGCGGCCGCGATGCCGATCACGTTCAACTACACCACGGTGCTCAACCTGGTGTTTCTTGTAATCGCCGCCGCGCTCATGCAGCGCTTCCTGACAACCGGTGGACCGGCCATGCTGCGGATGATGAAGGCGCCGCCGGGTGCCGCACTGCACGAGCCTGCGCCGGAGCACGGCCACCACGGGGGGATGTGA
- a CDS encoding cation transporter: MTSAPDTAARASLIRRGLRLNYLTIGYNALEAAAALAAGILAGSVALVGFGFDSVIEVSASLAAQWRLRVDSEVRHRQRVEVTARRLVGACFLALAAYVTFDSMKSLVLRETPAPSPLGVVVLALSVVVMPLLARAKRRVARGLGSRALESEAAQTSLCAYLSVIALAGVALNAAAGWWWADPAAAIVMVPIIAKEGVEGLRGKACDDDGCA, from the coding sequence GTGACCAGCGCACCCGACACCGCGGCGCGCGCCTCGTTGATTCGGCGCGGACTTCGGCTCAATTACCTCACGATCGGGTACAACGCCCTCGAGGCCGCGGCGGCGCTGGCCGCCGGGATCCTGGCGGGCAGCGTCGCGCTGGTCGGCTTCGGCTTCGATAGCGTGATCGAAGTGTCGGCCAGCCTCGCGGCGCAGTGGCGGCTGCGGGTGGACAGCGAGGTGCGGCATCGGCAGCGCGTGGAGGTGACAGCGCGCCGCCTCGTGGGCGCGTGTTTTCTGGCGCTCGCCGCCTATGTCACGTTCGACAGCATGAAGTCGCTCGTGCTTCGCGAAACTCCGGCGCCCAGCCCGCTGGGCGTCGTCGTCCTGGCGCTGTCGGTGGTGGTAATGCCGCTGCTTGCCCGGGCCAAGCGACGCGTGGCCCGCGGGCTGGGCAGCCGAGCGCTGGAGAGCGAGGCGGCGCAGACTTCGCTCTGCGCGTATCTCTCCGTCATCGCGCTCGCCGGCGTCGCGCTGAACGCGGCCGCGGGATGGTGGTGGGCCGATCCCGCGGCGGCGATCGTCATGGTACCGATCATCGCGAAGGAGGGTGTGGAAGGCCTCCGCGGGAAGGCGTGCGACGATGACGGGTGCGCGTAA
- a CDS encoding undecaprenyl-diphosphate phosphatase: protein MSLLHVIVLSIVQGMAELLPVSSSAHVIVVAKLLHENMSTPANSLLLVLLHTGTMFAVIAYFWRRWMTEFFSSWSRFYPFARLIAIASTCSAVVFLPVQAGVKRILGGGGQAVDIESLFNRLDWIAPALAAVGLLILVAGVRELRRSSAAEAAGPPGLRWADAVVMGALQGLAIPFRGFSRSGATISGGMLTDRPRTEVESFSFAMVVVITPFAILWELRRAIRSAHAAGGLHWGVLIGPGLVGMGFSFLAGLLALRWLSRWLEQGRWYRFGIYCLAFAAFVGWLSSRGW from the coding sequence ATGTCCCTTCTCCATGTCATCGTCCTCTCAATCGTCCAAGGGATGGCGGAGCTTCTCCCGGTCTCGAGTTCGGCGCACGTGATCGTGGTTGCAAAGCTGCTGCATGAGAACATGTCGACGCCGGCCAACTCGCTCCTGCTCGTGTTGCTGCACACCGGCACCATGTTCGCCGTAATCGCCTACTTCTGGCGGCGCTGGATGACGGAGTTCTTCTCATCGTGGTCGCGGTTCTATCCGTTCGCCAGGCTCATTGCAATCGCCTCCACATGCTCGGCCGTGGTATTCCTGCCGGTCCAGGCCGGTGTAAAGCGCATCCTCGGCGGCGGCGGGCAAGCGGTGGACATCGAATCGTTGTTCAATCGGCTTGACTGGATTGCGCCGGCGCTGGCCGCCGTCGGCCTGCTGATTCTCGTTGCTGGTGTGCGTGAGTTACGAAGGTCGTCCGCCGCCGAGGCTGCTGGGCCGCCCGGCCTTCGGTGGGCCGACGCGGTCGTGATGGGAGCTCTTCAGGGGTTGGCCATCCCATTCCGCGGGTTCTCGCGGTCAGGGGCCACGATCTCGGGTGGCATGCTCACCGATCGGCCGCGCACGGAAGTCGAGTCGTTCAGCTTCGCCATGGTCGTAGTGATAACGCCGTTCGCCATCCTCTGGGAATTGCGCCGGGCGATTCGGTCAGCGCATGCCGCCGGTGGACTCCATTGGGGTGTGTTGATTGGCCCAGGCTTGGTGGGCATGGGTTTCTCCTTCCTGGCCGGCCTGCTCGCGCTCCGATGGCTGTCACGCTGGCTCGAGCAGGGGCGCTGGTACCGATTCGGCATCTATTGCCTTGCGTTTGCCGCGTTCGTTGGCTGGCTATCTTCCCGCGGGTGGTGA
- a CDS encoding heavy metal translocating P-type ATPase, which yields MRADGFRIRAVLLPAATLFVIGMGVVARAGANGVAASHWVWLGGLVVVGAPVVWRTVRGALSGHFATDVVAMLAIVGAVAIGQPLAGLVIVLMQTGGEALEHYAEGRASRAIHELEAAAPRTAHRLDGSGVTDIVVDDVQVGDLLMVRAGELVPCDGVVTDGHSLVDASRLTGEPMPVSAEPGAGLMSGSVNGDGALTVRATTLAKESQYARIVDLVRHAQASKSPLQRVADRYAVWFTPLTLVVCAGAYFATHDWVRVLAVLVVATPCPLILATPIAIIGGINAAARRMVIVRNGGALEQLSRVDTAVFDKTGTLTVGMPEVNRVVPAPGFTEDEVFRLAAALEQGSSHLLARTVVREGERRVGRLPTPRHLRETPGRGLVGDVDGREVAVGARTYILERHGVSLESVAALEHGGDGLRAYVAVDGCLAGIVDYADQLRPGIAAVLIDLGRLGIHHTVLLSGDHTPNARQVAQEVGISEVHGDLLPEDKVAVVNRLVHEGARVVMVGDGVNDAPALTAANVGIALAGHGGGITAEAADVVILVDEPARVVEAIRIGQRTLRVARQSIWVGLGLSAVAMVFAARGDIVPTVGALLQEAIDVAVILNALRTSSSAAARA from the coding sequence GTGCGGGCTGACGGATTCAGAATCCGTGCCGTTCTCCTGCCGGCGGCGACTCTGTTCGTCATCGGCATGGGCGTCGTGGCGCGCGCCGGAGCCAACGGGGTAGCGGCCAGTCACTGGGTATGGCTCGGGGGACTCGTCGTGGTGGGCGCTCCCGTGGTCTGGCGCACGGTGCGCGGGGCGTTGTCCGGCCACTTCGCCACCGACGTCGTGGCGATGCTCGCCATCGTGGGCGCCGTGGCAATCGGCCAGCCGCTGGCCGGGTTGGTCATCGTGCTCATGCAGACCGGGGGCGAGGCGCTCGAGCACTACGCCGAAGGGCGCGCGTCTCGCGCCATCCACGAACTCGAGGCCGCCGCCCCGCGCACGGCCCACCGGCTGGACGGCAGCGGCGTGACCGACATCGTGGTGGACGACGTCCAAGTTGGCGATCTGTTGATGGTGCGCGCCGGCGAACTCGTCCCCTGCGACGGCGTCGTGACCGACGGGCACTCGCTGGTCGACGCGTCGCGCCTCACCGGAGAACCGATGCCGGTGAGCGCCGAGCCCGGGGCGGGCCTCATGAGCGGCAGCGTCAACGGCGATGGGGCGCTGACCGTGCGCGCGACGACGCTGGCCAAGGAGAGCCAGTACGCGCGCATCGTGGACCTGGTGCGGCACGCGCAGGCGAGCAAGTCGCCCCTGCAGCGCGTGGCCGACCGTTACGCCGTGTGGTTCACGCCCCTCACGCTCGTCGTGTGCGCCGGGGCGTACTTCGCCACGCACGATTGGGTGCGCGTGTTGGCGGTGCTCGTCGTGGCCACGCCCTGTCCACTCATCCTCGCCACGCCCATCGCGATCATCGGTGGAATCAACGCCGCCGCCCGGCGCATGGTGATCGTGCGCAACGGCGGTGCGCTGGAGCAGTTGAGCCGCGTGGACACCGCGGTGTTCGACAAGACCGGCACGTTGACCGTGGGCATGCCCGAGGTGAATCGCGTGGTGCCCGCGCCCGGCTTCACCGAAGACGAAGTGTTCCGGTTGGCCGCCGCATTGGAGCAGGGTTCGAGCCATCTGCTGGCACGCACCGTCGTGCGCGAGGGCGAGCGGCGGGTGGGCCGGCTGCCCACGCCGCGCCACCTGCGCGAGACGCCGGGTCGCGGGCTCGTGGGAGACGTGGACGGGCGCGAAGTGGCGGTGGGCGCGCGAACCTACATCCTGGAACGGCACGGCGTGTCGCTCGAGTCGGTGGCGGCGCTCGAACACGGGGGAGACGGGCTTCGGGCCTACGTGGCCGTGGACGGGTGCCTGGCGGGCATCGTGGACTATGCCGACCAGCTCCGCCCCGGCATCGCCGCCGTGTTGATCGACCTGGGACGGCTTGGCATTCACCACACCGTGCTGCTCTCGGGGGACCACACGCCCAACGCGCGGCAGGTGGCGCAGGAAGTCGGGATCTCCGAGGTGCACGGCGACCTGCTGCCCGAGGACAAGGTGGCTGTGGTGAACCGGTTGGTGCACGAGGGGGCGCGCGTGGTGATGGTGGGAGACGGCGTCAACGACGCGCCCGCGCTTACCGCGGCCAACGTGGGGATTGCCCTGGCCGGGCACGGCGGGGGCATCACCGCCGAGGCGGCGGACGTCGTGATCCTGGTGGATGAACCGGCGCGCGTCGTCGAGGCCATCCGCATCGGCCAGCGCACGCTGCGCGTGGCGCGCCAGAGTATCTGGGTCGGGTTGGGGCTGAGCGCGGTGGCGATGGTGTTCGCGGCGCGAGGGGACATCGTGCCGACCGTGGGCGCGCTGTTGCAGGAAGCGATCGATGTGGCAGTGATCTTGAACGCGCTCAGAACGAGTTCGTCGGCTGCCGCACGGGCTTGA
- a CDS encoding CusA/CzcA family heavy metal efflux RND transporter, with protein MLNRVISWSVRNPLLVLLGTAAAVAIGIWAVERTPLDALPDLSDVQVIVQADYEGQAPRIVEDQVTYPVAAEMLKVPGAKTVRGYSFFGVSFVYVIFEDGTDLYWARSRVLEYLSGIKAKLPATVTPVLGPDATGLGWVYQYALEDTSGRMSIADLRSLQDWNIRYALTGVPGVSEVASVGGFEKQYQVDVDPTKLLAYGIPITRVMSAIRNANSDVGAMVMELSERENMVRGLGYLKSVADIENVDVGATASGTPITVRDVANVTVGPAVRRGIADLDGRGDAVGGIVIMRFGQNALTTIHAVKQRLAEVAKSLPHGVVVIPVYDRSTLIERAIETLRGKLFEESIIVALVCLIFLLHAQSALVAILTLPVGILLGFIAMRLAGVGADIMSLGGIAIAIGAMIDAAIVMIENMHKHLERAAGPGDGGADARVFDTRTLTAAQRWQVALDAAREVGPSLFFSLLVITVSFLPVFTLQGQEGRLFRPLAFTKTFAMASASLLSVTLVPVTMGLFIRGRIYRERANPINRWLIRLYRPIIDGVLRHRLAVVTAALAILALSWVPWARMGGEFMPPLYEGSLLYMPTTMPGISVARAREILQVEDSILKSFPEVEHVFGKTGRANTATDPAGLDMTETTIMLKPESAWPAGMTHDKLVADMDSAVRTPGIINAWTMPIKGRMDMLATGIRTPVGVKIFGPDLDTLQRIGQDVERAARMVAGTRSAFAERAVSGYYVDISIDREQAARHGLNVGDVQSVIAAAIGGMTVTQTVEGRERYAVRVRYPEELRDTPERLAEVLVPMAHQASRPPGMTAASMAMPSATASEGPLPTMAGRVGQVPLGEVATIRQETGPMVVRTENATPTAWVYIDVAGRDIGSYVADAQRTVEREVKLPTGYRIEWSGEYEYMQRARARMTIVIPATLAIIFLLLFLNFRTVGDSLLVMASLPFALVGGLWFVWGLGYNWSVAVAIGFIALAGVAAETGVVMLIYLNQAWEEKLAHGGTPTVQALYAAVIEGAVDRVRPKMMTVVAIMAGLLPILWGNGTGASVMKRIAAPMVGGMVSSTILTLVVIPALYSWWKEWELRRATSAALSPAPMPGLPLGAPLASSVIHPERAE; from the coding sequence ATGTTGAATCGTGTGATCAGCTGGTCGGTGCGCAATCCGCTGCTCGTACTGCTGGGCACGGCGGCGGCGGTGGCGATCGGCATCTGGGCCGTGGAGCGCACGCCGCTCGACGCCCTGCCCGACCTCAGCGACGTACAGGTCATCGTGCAGGCCGACTATGAAGGCCAGGCGCCGCGGATCGTCGAGGACCAGGTCACCTATCCGGTGGCCGCGGAGATGCTCAAGGTGCCGGGCGCCAAGACCGTGCGCGGGTACTCGTTCTTTGGCGTGTCGTTCGTGTACGTGATTTTCGAGGACGGCACCGATCTGTACTGGGCGCGCTCGCGCGTGCTCGAATACCTGAGCGGGATCAAGGCCAAGCTGCCGGCCACCGTCACCCCCGTGCTGGGGCCCGACGCCACGGGGCTCGGCTGGGTCTATCAGTACGCGCTCGAGGACACGAGCGGCCGGATGTCCATTGCCGACCTGCGGAGCCTGCAGGACTGGAACATTCGCTACGCGCTCACCGGCGTGCCCGGCGTGTCGGAAGTCGCGTCGGTGGGTGGCTTCGAGAAGCAGTATCAGGTTGACGTGGATCCCACCAAGCTGCTCGCCTACGGCATTCCGATCACGCGCGTGATGAGCGCCATTCGCAACGCCAACAGCGACGTGGGCGCGATGGTGATGGAGCTCTCCGAGCGCGAGAACATGGTGCGCGGCCTGGGCTATCTGAAGTCGGTGGCCGACATCGAGAACGTGGACGTGGGCGCCACGGCAAGCGGCACCCCGATCACCGTGCGCGACGTGGCCAACGTGACCGTGGGCCCCGCGGTGCGGCGCGGCATCGCCGACCTGGACGGCCGCGGCGACGCGGTGGGCGGCATCGTGATCATGCGCTTCGGGCAGAACGCGCTGACCACCATTCACGCGGTGAAGCAGCGGCTGGCCGAGGTGGCCAAGTCGCTGCCGCACGGCGTGGTGGTGATACCCGTGTACGACCGCAGCACGCTCATCGAGCGGGCCATCGAGACGCTGCGCGGCAAGCTGTTCGAGGAGTCGATCATCGTCGCGCTGGTGTGCCTGATCTTCCTGCTCCATGCGCAGTCCGCGCTGGTGGCCATTCTGACGCTGCCCGTGGGGATCCTGCTCGGCTTCATCGCCATGCGGCTCGCCGGTGTGGGCGCCGACATCATGAGTCTGGGCGGCATCGCGATCGCGATCGGGGCGATGATCGACGCGGCGATCGTGATGATCGAGAACATGCACAAGCATCTGGAGCGGGCCGCGGGGCCGGGCGACGGCGGCGCCGATGCCCGCGTATTCGACACGCGAACGCTCACCGCGGCGCAGCGCTGGCAAGTGGCGCTTGACGCCGCCCGCGAGGTCGGCCCGTCGCTTTTCTTCTCGCTGCTCGTGATCACGGTCTCGTTTCTTCCCGTGTTCACCCTCCAGGGGCAGGAAGGGCGGCTGTTCCGGCCGCTCGCGTTCACCAAGACCTTCGCGATGGCGTCCGCGAGTCTGCTGTCCGTCACGCTCGTGCCGGTCACCATGGGCTTGTTCATTCGCGGGCGCATCTACCGCGAGCGTGCCAACCCGATCAACCGGTGGCTGATTCGCCTCTATCGCCCGATCATCGACGGTGTGCTCCGCCACCGGCTGGCCGTGGTCACGGCGGCGCTGGCCATTCTCGCGCTCAGCTGGGTGCCCTGGGCGCGCATGGGCGGCGAGTTCATGCCGCCGCTCTACGAGGGATCGCTGCTGTACATGCCCACCACCATGCCCGGCATCAGCGTGGCGCGGGCACGCGAGATCCTCCAGGTCGAAGACTCGATCCTCAAGAGCTTCCCGGAGGTGGAACACGTATTCGGCAAGACCGGGCGCGCCAACACGGCCACCGACCCCGCCGGGCTCGACATGACCGAGACCACGATCATGCTCAAGCCGGAATCCGCATGGCCGGCGGGGATGACGCACGACAAGCTCGTGGCCGACATGGATTCGGCCGTGCGGACCCCGGGCATCATCAATGCGTGGACCATGCCCATCAAGGGACGGATGGACATGCTGGCTACGGGGATCCGCACGCCAGTGGGGGTGAAGATCTTCGGCCCCGATCTCGACACGCTGCAACGGATCGGCCAGGACGTGGAGCGGGCCGCGCGGATGGTGGCGGGCACGCGCAGCGCCTTCGCCGAGCGCGCGGTGTCGGGCTACTACGTGGACATCAGCATCGATCGGGAGCAGGCGGCCCGCCACGGACTCAACGTCGGCGACGTGCAGAGCGTGATCGCGGCGGCGATCGGCGGCATGACTGTGACGCAGACCGTCGAGGGGCGCGAGCGCTATGCCGTGCGCGTACGGTACCCGGAGGAATTGCGGGACACGCCCGAGCGGCTGGCCGAGGTGCTCGTGCCCATGGCCCATCAGGCCAGCCGGCCACCGGGGATGACTGCGGCGTCGATGGCCATGCCCTCCGCCACGGCCAGCGAGGGTCCGCTGCCGACCATGGCGGGTCGTGTCGGGCAGGTGCCGCTGGGCGAGGTCGCCACGATTCGGCAGGAGACCGGACCGATGGTGGTCCGCACCGAGAACGCGACGCCCACCGCCTGGGTGTACATCGACGTCGCCGGACGCGACATCGGGAGCTACGTCGCCGATGCCCAGCGTACGGTGGAGCGCGAAGTGAAGCTCCCCACCGGCTACCGGATCGAGTGGAGCGGGGAGTACGAGTACATGCAGCGCGCGCGGGCCCGGATGACGATCGTGATCCCGGCCACGCTGGCCATCATCTTCCTGCTGTTGTTCCTCAACTTCCGGACGGTCGGCGATTCGCTGCTGGTGATGGCGTCGCTCCCGTTCGCGCTGGTGGGCGGGCTCTGGTTCGTCTGGGGGCTGGGCTACAACTGGTCGGTGGCGGTGGCCATCGGATTCATTGCACTGGCCGGTGTGGCCGCGGAGACCGGAGTGGTGATGCTCATCTACCTGAACCAAGCGTGGGAAGAGAAACTCGCGCACGGCGGCACACCGACGGTGCAGGCCCTGTACGCTGCGGTCATCGAGGGCGCGGTTGATCGCGTCCGGCCCAAGATGATGACCGTGGTGGCGATCATGGCCGGGTTGCTGCCGATTCTATGGGGCAACGGCACCGGCGCCAGCGTGATGAAGCGCATCGCCGCGCCGATGGTGGGCGGCATGGTGTCGAGCACCATCCTCACGCTGGTCGTCATCCCCGCCCTGTATTCATGGTGGAAGGAGTGGGAACTCCGGCGCGCGACCTCGGCGGCGCTGAGCCCCGCGCCCATGCCTGGACTTCCACTCGGCGCGCCCCTGGCGTCGAGCGTCATTCACCCTGAGCGCGCCGAATGA
- a CDS encoding c-type cytochrome, translated as MSGGMMGGATGSMPMTMGAARADTSAAPTPKATHAAGTPDCPPVDQALVDRGRAVFSGSGTCFACHGPNAKGTALAPNLTDPQWLNIDGSYASIVGLVRTGVPKPKQHAAPMPALGGATLTGAQVCAVAAYVYSLGHH; from the coding sequence ATGTCCGGTGGCATGATGGGTGGTGCGACGGGATCCATGCCGATGACGATGGGAGCCGCCCGTGCCGATACGAGCGCCGCGCCGACGCCGAAGGCGACCCACGCGGCGGGGACCCCCGACTGTCCCCCGGTGGATCAGGCGCTGGTCGACCGCGGGCGCGCCGTCTTCAGTGGTTCGGGCACCTGTTTCGCCTGCCACGGCCCGAACGCCAAGGGCACAGCCCTGGCGCCCAACCTGACCGACCCGCAGTGGCTCAATATCGACGGCTCGTACGCCTCGATCGTTGGGCTGGTACGCACGGGAGTCCCGAAGCCCAAGCAGCACGCCGCGCCGATGCCGGCCCTGGGCGGCGCGACGTTGACCGGCGCCCAGGTGTGCGCCGTCGCGGCGTACGTCTATTCGCTCGGTCATCACTGA
- a CDS encoding DUF411 domain-containing protein, producing MAHLKDNGFKVDVHYVADVTPYKTQYGVPQDLWSCHTARIGGYTIEGHVPADVIRKLLAGAGAIVGLAVPGMPTGSPGMEGPNPQPYEVVAFTAAGKTSVFAKR from the coding sequence ATGGCGCACCTCAAGGACAACGGCTTCAAGGTGGATGTCCACTACGTGGCGGACGTGACCCCCTACAAGACGCAGTACGGCGTGCCGCAGGATCTGTGGTCGTGCCACACGGCGCGGATCGGCGGATACACCATCGAGGGGCACGTGCCGGCGGACGTGATCCGCAAGTTGCTCGCCGGGGCCGGTGCCATCGTCGGACTCGCCGTCCCCGGAATGCCCACGGGCTCGCCCGGCATGGAGGGGCCGAATCCGCAGCCGTACGAGGTGGTGGCGTTCACCGCGGCCGGGAAGACCTCGGTGTTCGCAAAACGGTAG